One stretch of Schlesneria sp. DSM 10557 DNA includes these proteins:
- a CDS encoding DNA alkylation repair protein — protein MVLSARAKRIVSELTQGKPKLGDLKKLGGEIKKDHDLAMELWSTGEFYPRLLATLIFDNKLLTESALDQLASDLLQHDVEQRNQLSDWLLANQLTKSRKLVALIPTWETNPSPVLRRWFWYHQARLRWTGQVPPENSAELLDSLEREMADAEPEVQWAMNFCACQIGVHEPQFRARCIKLGKALGLYKDEHVSKNCTPSYLPEFIRIEVAKRE, from the coding sequence ATGGTTCTGTCGGCAAGAGCAAAGAGAATTGTTTCCGAGTTGACCCAAGGTAAGCCCAAGCTCGGCGATCTCAAAAAGCTTGGTGGCGAGATCAAGAAGGACCATGATCTGGCGATGGAACTGTGGTCCACGGGGGAGTTCTATCCGCGTCTGCTCGCGACCCTCATTTTTGACAACAAACTGCTCACCGAAAGTGCCCTTGATCAGCTTGCTTCCGATCTGCTGCAGCATGACGTGGAGCAGCGGAATCAATTGAGTGACTGGCTGCTGGCAAACCAGCTCACCAAGAGCAGGAAGCTGGTTGCTCTGATTCCGACGTGGGAGACAAATCCTTCCCCGGTTTTGCGGCGCTGGTTCTGGTATCACCAGGCTCGCCTCCGCTGGACGGGGCAGGTTCCTCCTGAGAATAGCGCAGAATTGCTGGACTCCCTGGAAAGGGAGATGGCTGATGCCGAGCCGGAGGTTCAATGGGCCATGAACTTCTGTGCCTGCCAGATTGGGGTTCACGAGCCCCAGTTTCGAGCCCGGTGCATCAAGCTGGGAAAAGCGTTGGGGCTCTACAAGGACGAACACGTTTCGAAAAACTGTACGCCGTCGTACCTTCCCGAGTTCATCAGGATTGAAGTTGCCAAACGCGAGTGA
- a CDS encoding M56 family metallopeptidase yields the protein MDSKLNFIQTWIDASLKLNQLVYDQLMWLVGTFLIALPVFLLVLVITLICGERITSWGRFALWSIVLIRMILPVSIQSEASLQNLTLLAINSDSLSTGVGETWLRNLVDDSNSKPPAYGSLDDDDPPVMEQTWRRTFLAGTGRAVTTLIIMGMFVMAGISVLAFFRLLSWLRISSECNDAYCIEEAEIARRCLGIGARVQLRLLHQLNCPAVFDWFRPLILLPESILHQPPEEVRQIIWYQMTRIRRADSTTSLIHAAAGVLQWWNPLFWWASRQWKTERDLACAELLLSRLGHGPAFNRLRCTHTNRSRPNLLLTQAPGFVLSRHSPSLERRLMTRLSSGLLPETRCRHWATWCIVASIALTGLTDATRVSPSERPIQLPARATWHDSDVISTPSEERVVRTYNLAPYLTEIGLAAENNSVELAGIALILNSILTQSSSIDPITWLYETGTDHHDRESPSTGFKIPEVHPDDPCQVNGPELVLKAKPSEHEFFARLIESWIDRGRTQITIEFRTVSTQLEPWQLLPAAGAKIFNSKPLVRTSRISHSVEIAEPLQTSASSSIQASLPLLTCELEPVQSQNLITRCQRDERTSLIFVPKVTMFSFGVLDVRNEQVRSFATGMKTQNGTKSRNEAWREGECIQCFAYTEGGKIHLRIRYEISSINDVRIRKFRQGTDSTLEIPQRHATVLETTAIMEDGNTLIMIPLERNPDGNMSVVLITPRIVEFKATVPDDAETGP from the coding sequence TTGGACAGCAAATTAAACTTTATCCAGACATGGATCGACGCATCATTGAAGTTGAATCAACTTGTCTACGATCAACTTATGTGGTTGGTCGGAACATTCCTGATCGCTCTACCAGTTTTCCTGCTCGTTCTCGTAATCACCTTGATTTGCGGCGAGCGGATCACCTCCTGGGGGCGGTTTGCGCTCTGGTCCATTGTTTTGATCCGAATGATTCTTCCCGTCAGTATTCAGAGTGAGGCCAGTCTCCAGAACCTCACTTTACTGGCCATCAACTCAGATTCTCTATCCACGGGTGTCGGGGAGACTTGGCTGCGGAACCTTGTCGACGACTCCAACTCCAAACCGCCAGCGTACGGTTCATTGGACGATGATGATCCACCGGTCATGGAACAGACCTGGCGACGGACGTTCCTGGCCGGTACCGGACGTGCTGTGACAACGCTCATCATCATGGGAATGTTCGTGATGGCCGGGATATCGGTGTTAGCCTTCTTTCGACTTCTCAGCTGGCTCCGAATCAGCAGCGAATGTAACGATGCGTACTGCATTGAGGAGGCAGAGATCGCGCGACGCTGTTTGGGGATTGGAGCGCGCGTACAACTGCGGCTACTTCATCAATTGAACTGCCCGGCGGTGTTCGACTGGTTTCGCCCCCTCATCCTGTTGCCAGAATCCATCCTGCATCAACCACCAGAGGAAGTACGTCAGATCATCTGGTATCAGATGACACGGATCCGACGAGCCGATTCCACCACCAGTCTCATCCATGCTGCCGCCGGCGTATTGCAGTGGTGGAATCCACTCTTCTGGTGGGCATCGCGCCAATGGAAAACCGAGCGAGACCTTGCGTGTGCGGAACTGCTACTGAGTCGCTTAGGACACGGACCCGCTTTCAACCGGTTACGTTGCACCCATACCAATCGATCAAGACCCAATCTGCTGCTCACTCAGGCCCCCGGTTTTGTGCTCTCCAGGCATTCGCCGTCACTTGAGCGTCGCCTCATGACTCGCCTGAGTTCCGGACTTCTTCCGGAGACTCGCTGTAGACATTGGGCCACCTGGTGCATCGTTGCTTCAATCGCTCTGACTGGTTTGACAGATGCGACCCGAGTTTCTCCATCTGAGCGGCCAATCCAATTGCCGGCACGAGCCACCTGGCACGACTCTGATGTCATCAGCACGCCAAGCGAAGAACGGGTGGTTCGGACTTACAACTTGGCCCCCTACCTGACCGAAATCGGACTCGCAGCAGAGAACAATTCGGTTGAGCTCGCTGGCATCGCCCTGATCCTCAATTCAATCCTGACTCAGAGCAGTTCGATCGATCCAATCACGTGGTTGTATGAAACGGGAACGGATCATCACGACCGTGAATCGCCCTCCACGGGCTTCAAGATTCCAGAGGTCCATCCCGATGATCCCTGTCAGGTCAACGGCCCCGAGTTGGTTCTTAAAGCAAAGCCATCCGAGCATGAATTTTTCGCCAGACTGATCGAAAGCTGGATCGATCGCGGACGGACGCAGATCACGATTGAATTTCGTACTGTGAGCACCCAACTTGAACCGTGGCAATTGCTACCTGCGGCAGGAGCGAAAATTTTCAATTCCAAACCTCTTGTCAGAACGTCCCGCATTTCACATTCCGTTGAGATTGCTGAACCGCTCCAGACCTCCGCCTCTTCGTCAATTCAAGCGTCACTTCCATTGCTGACTTGCGAACTGGAACCAGTCCAGTCGCAAAATCTGATCACGCGTTGTCAACGAGACGAACGAACGAGCCTGATATTCGTGCCCAAAGTCACAATGTTCAGCTTCGGAGTTCTCGACGTTCGTAATGAGCAGGTTCGTTCTTTTGCGACAGGCATGAAAACGCAAAATGGAACGAAGTCTCGCAATGAAGCGTGGCGCGAAGGGGAGTGTATTCAGTGCTTCGCGTATACCGAAGGGGGCAAGATCCATTTGCGAATTCGTTACGAAATATCGTCGATCAACGATGTGAGGATCCGCAAGTTTCGTCAGGGAACGGATTCAACTCTCGAAATCCCTCAGCGTCATGCCACAGTTTTGGAAACAACAGCCATCATGGAGGATGGTAACACCCTGATCATGATACCGCTCGAACGTAATCCCGATGGGAATATGTCTGTCGTTCTGATCACTCCTCGGATCGTAGAATTCAAAGCGACAGTCCCTGATGATGCGGAAACAGGTCCGTAG
- a CDS encoding PEP-CTERM sorting domain-containing protein (PEP-CTERM proteins occur, often in large numbers, in the proteomes of bacteria that also encode an exosortase, a predicted intramembrane cysteine proteinase. The presence of a PEP-CTERM domain at a protein's C-terminus predicts cleavage within the sorting domain, followed by covalent anchoring to some some component of the (usually Gram-negative) cell surface. Many PEP-CTERM proteins exhibit an unusual sequence composition that includes large numbers of potential glycosylation sites. Expression of one such protein has been shown restore the ability of a bacterium to form floc, a type of biofilm.), with protein sequence MMLTIAPWQTLLARSVLCAGVLIFACSALNAGPVVITGTYEISAGVGLGINSPVVVNGRESTRSVSYSLVTEAGGTSQELTGISRELHALGAQVVANGYLSTWQHDGPYDLWGPRTMGSINFHGRSFAQTPLGVWAQGHAFGGSGKANVSVAINEPFELHIAYTLMNSQLGDGNSTLVDGGSGFLVLSSTPESPKGISVSFGSGGVAGAIPVSPYNGSGFASVVWGVNRLPGLSSNEALKSVMTARLGADDEQDESIARESSPPTFYSAPVLAGYGLDKAIFFSTVSILDQVVPASALSAFSVMAAPALYEVGDAVFKSFGPNFATITLPTAVPDLGIFTLRSGGFEAFIGAGEIFDFTTWHPDGVSEFELLGYGGNRVTFGEDALADYATGFTFVSGSVADFSYQLTAVPEPSSVALLLIGAASFLFKSRVSGFVKNGKSGRPDTGITVAG encoded by the coding sequence ATGATGTTGACAATCGCCCCATGGCAGACTCTTCTGGCCCGTTCGGTGCTGTGCGCAGGAGTGTTGATATTTGCGTGTTCGGCACTCAATGCAGGTCCCGTTGTTATTACTGGCACCTATGAAATTAGCGCAGGTGTAGGGCTGGGGATTAATTCTCCCGTAGTCGTGAATGGTCGAGAGTCAACTCGCTCTGTCAGCTATTCCCTTGTGACGGAAGCTGGCGGAACGTCCCAAGAGCTTACTGGGATATCTCGTGAGCTTCATGCGCTTGGTGCCCAAGTTGTGGCGAACGGGTATCTCTCAACGTGGCAGCACGACGGGCCTTACGACTTGTGGGGTCCCAGAACGATGGGCTCCATCAACTTCCATGGGCGCTCATTCGCCCAAACCCCATTAGGGGTTTGGGCACAGGGGCACGCTTTTGGCGGCTCCGGCAAGGCTAATGTATCTGTTGCAATTAACGAACCGTTCGAGTTGCACATTGCTTATACACTCATGAATTCGCAGCTTGGCGACGGTAATTCCACTCTTGTTGATGGCGGGAGCGGATTTCTTGTATTATCTTCGACGCCTGAAAGCCCGAAAGGGATCTCCGTCAGCTTTGGGAGCGGAGGTGTGGCCGGAGCAATACCAGTGAGTCCCTACAACGGGTCTGGCTTCGCTTCTGTTGTGTGGGGGGTGAATCGATTACCCGGCTTGAGTTCGAATGAAGCATTAAAAAGTGTGATGACAGCTCGACTTGGTGCGGATGATGAACAAGATGAGAGCATTGCGAGGGAGTCATCTCCGCCGACATTTTATAGCGCCCCAGTATTGGCGGGTTATGGTCTCGACAAAGCGATCTTCTTTAGCACGGTATCGATTCTTGATCAGGTCGTGCCAGCGTCCGCCTTATCAGCATTCAGCGTAATGGCCGCGCCCGCCCTTTATGAAGTCGGGGATGCTGTATTCAAGTCGTTCGGGCCAAACTTCGCCACAATCACGTTGCCCACCGCAGTTCCAGATCTTGGAATCTTTACACTTCGCTCTGGCGGTTTTGAAGCTTTTATCGGTGCTGGCGAGATATTCGACTTCACCACGTGGCACCCGGATGGTGTCTCAGAGTTTGAGTTGCTCGGATATGGTGGTAATCGAGTCACTTTCGGCGAAGACGCGCTCGCTGACTACGCAACCGGATTTACTTTTGTCTCCGGAAGTGTCGCTGATTTCAGTTATCAGTTGACCGCTGTACCAGAACCATCAAGCGTGGCTCTACTGCTAATTGGTGCAGCATCGTTTCTTTTCAAGTCACGAGTGAGTGGATTCGTGAAAAATGGCAAATCCGGAAGACCTGACACCGGCATTACTGTCGCGGGCTGA
- a CDS encoding ATP-binding protein, with protein sequence MKVPVLLSWSSGKDCAWALHVLRQSSQFEVVALVTTYNEELQRVAMHGVRMELVQAQANAAQLQLWTIPLPWPCPNEIYERELQKIVRRAHAEGIRAFAFGDLFLSDIRTYREQQLNGSGIEPIFPLWGTPAATPHLAHEMVSAGLRATLTCIDPRQLPSSFVGREFDQNLLAELPPHVDPCGEQGEFHTFCHTGPMFTHPIPVTHGEITERDGFNYLDLAASH encoded by the coding sequence ATGAAAGTCCCCGTGTTGCTCTCCTGGAGTTCCGGAAAGGATTGTGCCTGGGCCCTGCACGTCTTGCGGCAGTCCAGCCAGTTCGAAGTGGTCGCCCTGGTGACCACCTACAACGAAGAACTCCAGCGAGTCGCCATGCACGGCGTCAGAATGGAACTCGTCCAGGCTCAGGCCAACGCGGCACAGTTACAACTTTGGACAATCCCGCTTCCCTGGCCCTGTCCCAATGAGATCTACGAAAGAGAACTGCAAAAGATCGTCAGACGAGCCCACGCCGAGGGGATCCGCGCGTTCGCTTTCGGTGATCTCTTCCTGAGCGACATTCGCACCTATCGTGAGCAGCAACTCAACGGATCAGGCATCGAACCGATCTTCCCTCTCTGGGGAACCCCCGCAGCGACGCCCCACCTGGCGCACGAGATGGTGAGTGCAGGTCTGCGCGCAACACTGACCTGCATCGACCCTCGGCAGCTCCCCTCCAGCTTCGTCGGACGTGAGTTCGATCAGAACCTGCTTGCCGAACTTCCCCCTCACGTCGACCCCTGCGGCGAACAAGGCGAATTCCACACCTTCTGCCACACCGGCCCCATGTTCACGCACCCCATCCCCGTCACCCACGGCGAAATTACTGAGCGAGACGGCTTCAACTACCTCGACCTGGCTGCCAGTCACTAG
- a CDS encoding OprO/OprP family phosphate-selective porin codes for MRYGISIAPSTSGRRRFVQATLTTLLAVTGMAFHAHKVSASEVFDELRVRIEKLEKENRVLRADMESSVTSANFDEMPPPPAGAAFFADPYDSAAQDEPESDDDRRINSLIENYLRRHPVAPPRDDHAQDSKLSAVESKIAGVLERLNKKTYPTIQMNGAFQADTGFFMQDANSLLSYGHIANGADFRRARLGAKGAINENVNYAFQMDFAFFGRPTFTDVYVEQTNIPYLGTVRIGQWKQPFSLEVVSSYRYTTFMERSLLFQPFDAFRRLGIGFYDNAEDLSATWAASVFASGQDQFGNTLFQNQTSSGLFTNTNMGGVGSAERFTWVPYWDEASKGTDYLHLGVGHYFNAPPGQTTSFRTIPELYIGQSANVVSGGSSFQPVPGGANGTPFFVNSGALPVNFFNVFGTELLWVRGPLSVQSEGMVNLVTQSGTTAVLPGFYTQVGYFLTGEHRPYDRKLGQIDRIIPFKNFSFTKDGCNTGMGAWEIAGRISHLDLNDKSIQGGTITDYTAGLNWYVNPNVKLVLNYIHSSSNYAGVGGAAPVAGAISRRNETDMIAARCQMDF; via the coding sequence ATGCGATATGGAATCTCGATTGCGCCGTCGACTTCTGGTCGTCGCCGCTTTGTGCAAGCCACTCTCACAACTCTTCTCGCCGTCACAGGGATGGCATTTCACGCTCACAAAGTCTCTGCCTCGGAAGTCTTCGACGAACTTCGTGTCCGCATCGAAAAGCTGGAAAAGGAGAACCGTGTTCTGCGTGCGGATATGGAATCGAGCGTCACGTCCGCGAATTTCGACGAGATGCCGCCACCGCCTGCCGGAGCGGCATTTTTTGCCGATCCCTATGACTCCGCCGCTCAGGATGAACCCGAATCCGACGACGACCGACGCATCAACAGCCTGATTGAAAACTATTTGCGGCGTCACCCGGTCGCCCCTCCCCGCGACGACCACGCCCAGGACAGCAAGCTGAGTGCTGTGGAATCGAAGATCGCAGGAGTTCTCGAGCGACTCAACAAGAAAACGTATCCGACCATCCAGATGAACGGTGCGTTCCAGGCCGATACGGGCTTCTTCATGCAAGATGCCAACAGCTTGCTCAGCTACGGCCACATTGCCAACGGTGCCGACTTCCGTCGTGCTCGACTCGGCGCAAAGGGTGCGATCAACGAGAACGTCAACTACGCGTTCCAGATGGACTTCGCCTTCTTCGGCCGTCCCACCTTCACTGACGTCTACGTCGAACAGACCAACATCCCCTACCTCGGCACGGTCCGCATCGGCCAGTGGAAACAACCCTTCAGCCTGGAAGTCGTCAGCAGTTATCGCTACACGACCTTCATGGAACGTTCCCTGCTGTTCCAGCCCTTCGACGCGTTTCGTCGGCTGGGTATTGGCTTCTACGACAATGCGGAAGACCTGTCAGCCACCTGGGCCGCTTCAGTCTTTGCGTCAGGTCAGGATCAGTTCGGAAACACCTTGTTTCAGAACCAGACGTCGAGCGGACTGTTCACCAACACCAATATGGGAGGGGTCGGTTCGGCGGAACGATTCACGTGGGTCCCGTACTGGGATGAAGCCTCAAAAGGGACCGACTACCTGCATCTGGGGGTCGGACACTACTTCAATGCACCGCCCGGACAGACGACCAGCTTCCGCACCATCCCCGAACTTTACATCGGTCAGTCCGCCAACGTCGTGAGCGGAGGAAGCAGCTTCCAGCCGGTCCCCGGCGGAGCAAACGGGACCCCGTTCTTCGTCAACTCCGGAGCTCTGCCCGTGAACTTCTTCAACGTTTTCGGTACGGAACTCCTGTGGGTTCGCGGCCCACTGTCGGTTCAGTCGGAAGGGATGGTCAACCTGGTGACCCAATCGGGCACCACCGCAGTCCTGCCCGGCTTTTACACTCAGGTCGGTTACTTCCTGACGGGCGAACATCGTCCTTATGACCGGAAACTGGGACAAATCGATCGGATCATTCCCTTCAAGAACTTCAGCTTCACCAAGGATGGATGTAATACTGGCATGGGAGCCTGGGAAATCGCCGGCCGCATCTCGCACCTGGACCTGAACGACAAATCGATTCAGGGAGGAACCATTACCGACTACACCGCGGGCCTCAACTGGTACGTGAACCCCAACGTGAAGCTGGTGCTGAACTACATCCACTCCAGTTCCAACTACGCGGGAGTGGGAGGCGCTGCACCTGTCGCAGGAGCCATCAGCCGCCGCAACGAAACCGACATGATCGCCGCTCGCTGCCAGATGGACTTCTAA
- a CDS encoding sigma-54-dependent transcriptional regulator, with product MGKLLVIDDERNVRFSVADVFSESDIDVRTADNGEQGLQLVTDWNPDAILLDIKLKHESGLDVFKSIREIDPKAIVILMTGFGTSEVAIEAMKNGAFDYVVKPLDMNLLRDLVRQACDIRRMVQVPTFINQADRPESQPQQIVGSSPLMRNVFKQIGRVAPQNVNVLILGESGTGKELVARAIYQHSRRSQGPFLAINCAAIPENLLESELFGHEKGAFTGAHQRRIGKFEQCDGGTLFLDEIGDMAPATQAKILRLLQDGCFERIGGNELVKSDVRILAATNHDLDQLIKQGRFRRDLNYRLRGVTITLPPLRERREDVAELAHHFLFRYAAEVGSPVQTISPETLDILTHYSWPGNVRELQNIIRGALISATGTVLSPAFLPAEILNEEEATNDLSLDPISDDLASWNAIPAKVDRWLIDDEVDIYRKALEYFDQYIIGRVLRHTSDNQAQAADRLGLSRVTVRSKLRALMAKADNSPPRQV from the coding sequence ATGGGGAAGTTACTGGTCATCGATGACGAGCGAAATGTCCGTTTCAGTGTGGCGGACGTTTTCTCAGAAAGCGATATCGACGTCCGGACCGCTGACAACGGTGAACAGGGCCTGCAACTGGTGACTGACTGGAATCCCGACGCCATTCTGCTCGACATTAAGCTTAAGCATGAATCGGGACTCGACGTCTTCAAGTCGATCCGCGAGATCGACCCCAAAGCAATCGTCATTCTGATGACCGGCTTCGGTACGTCGGAAGTCGCCATTGAGGCCATGAAGAATGGTGCTTTTGATTACGTGGTCAAACCTCTCGACATGAACCTGCTCCGCGATCTGGTCCGGCAGGCGTGCGACATTCGGCGCATGGTTCAGGTCCCCACGTTCATCAATCAGGCCGACCGCCCTGAATCGCAACCACAACAGATCGTCGGCAGCAGTCCTTTGATGCGAAACGTCTTCAAGCAGATCGGCCGCGTCGCGCCGCAGAACGTCAACGTGCTGATTCTGGGGGAAAGTGGTACCGGCAAGGAACTCGTCGCCCGTGCGATCTATCAGCACAGCCGCCGCAGCCAGGGGCCGTTTCTGGCCATCAATTGCGCTGCCATCCCCGAAAACCTGCTGGAAAGTGAGCTGTTCGGGCACGAGAAAGGGGCCTTCACCGGCGCGCATCAGCGTCGTATTGGCAAGTTCGAGCAGTGTGACGGAGGGACTTTATTTCTCGACGAAATCGGCGACATGGCCCCCGCCACCCAGGCGAAAATTCTGCGGCTGCTGCAGGACGGTTGTTTCGAACGGATTGGCGGGAATGAACTTGTTAAGTCGGACGTCCGGATTCTGGCCGCCACGAATCATGATCTTGATCAACTGATCAAGCAGGGACGATTTCGACGCGACCTGAATTATCGCCTGCGAGGCGTCACGATTACCCTGCCGCCGCTGCGGGAACGAAGGGAAGATGTCGCCGAACTGGCCCACCACTTCCTGTTCCGGTATGCCGCGGAAGTCGGTAGCCCCGTCCAGACAATCTCCCCCGAGACGCTCGATATCCTCACCCATTACTCCTGGCCCGGGAACGTCCGGGAACTGCAAAATATCATCCGGGGAGCACTCATCTCTGCCACCGGCACCGTGCTGTCCCCCGCTTTCCTGCCTGCCGAAATTCTGAACGAAGAAGAGGCCACCAACGACCTGAGCCTCGATCCGATTTCTGATGACCTCGCTTCGTGGAACGCAATTCCCGCGAAGGTTGATCGCTGGCTGATCGACGACGAAGTCGACATCTACAGGAAGGCCCTCGAGTACTTCGATCAGTACATCATCGGACGCGTGTTGCGCCACACGTCCGACAACCAGGCCCAGGCCGCAGATCGACTGGGACTCAGCCGCGTCACCGTCCGCAGCAAGCTGCGTGCGTTGATGGCGAAAGCAGACAATTCCCCCCCACGCCAAGTTTGA
- a CDS encoding ATP-binding protein, protein MWRLTQRVRLPTVALGLLWIVHSVATTMYVPWQNQRQRAALSSIQSTVETALRIQEKLSQLQSLAGQPDARAQTISLQRALSADIVKLQGQLDDPASKVLLARMATWVDTWDPTTLDPKDSSDLQDLIVDCQQFIRSEQVHLLDAVDQRSRTDVAVMVVRAVLLVLGLAIGLGLAVWMSRSLTRSLSQISVTLRSVEGNLDTDLGHINVISDVPPEELSLIETQVDHVVRNLRRVADELHETRQGMLRAERLAAVGEVAAGVAHEIRNPLTSVKLLIQRAAERTPVHSLTEEQLHVLLEEVSRMENTVQGLLDFARPEKPHYVNCELSAIVKRTLTLLEGRLYQNRIKLVMENGSAHALLHCDPNMIQQVLVNIIINAIDSMPEGGTLTVRQSCEPETSFAVVEFSDTGPGIEPAVLARLFEPFVTTRANGSGLGLAISKRLIEEQGGTLTATNLPGGGATFVVRLPQTRESHCKEQNDGEVTGHR, encoded by the coding sequence ATGTGGCGTCTGACACAACGTGTTCGTCTTCCGACCGTCGCACTGGGACTGCTCTGGATCGTCCACAGTGTGGCGACCACCATGTACGTCCCCTGGCAGAATCAGCGACAGCGAGCCGCACTCAGCTCAATCCAGTCCACCGTGGAAACCGCACTTCGGATTCAAGAGAAGCTTTCGCAACTGCAGTCCCTGGCCGGGCAACCCGACGCCAGGGCACAGACGATATCACTTCAACGAGCCCTCTCTGCAGATATTGTGAAGCTCCAGGGACAACTCGACGACCCCGCTTCCAAAGTCCTGCTGGCCCGAATGGCCACATGGGTCGACACATGGGATCCCACGACCCTCGACCCGAAAGACTCGTCCGACTTACAGGATCTGATTGTCGACTGCCAGCAGTTCATTCGCTCTGAACAGGTTCATCTGCTCGACGCCGTCGATCAGCGCAGCCGCACCGACGTCGCGGTCATGGTGGTCCGCGCGGTACTCCTCGTACTGGGACTGGCCATCGGCCTGGGTCTGGCAGTCTGGATGTCACGCAGTCTCACGCGATCACTCTCCCAGATCAGCGTGACACTCCGCAGCGTGGAAGGAAACCTCGACACCGATCTGGGACACATCAACGTGATCTCGGATGTCCCGCCTGAAGAGTTATCTCTGATCGAAACTCAAGTCGATCACGTCGTCCGCAATCTTCGACGAGTCGCCGATGAATTACATGAAACCCGACAGGGGATGCTGCGAGCGGAACGGCTTGCGGCGGTCGGTGAAGTTGCCGCAGGCGTCGCCCACGAAATTCGTAATCCGCTGACATCGGTCAAACTTCTGATCCAGCGTGCGGCAGAACGAACTCCGGTTCATTCCCTCACCGAAGAACAACTCCACGTCCTGCTCGAGGAAGTCTCCCGAATGGAGAACACCGTTCAGGGACTTCTCGATTTCGCCCGACCGGAAAAGCCGCACTACGTGAACTGCGAACTCTCGGCCATCGTCAAACGAACGCTGACACTGCTCGAAGGACGCCTCTATCAGAACCGAATCAAACTGGTTATGGAAAACGGGAGCGCCCATGCGTTGCTTCATTGCGATCCGAATATGATTCAGCAGGTGCTGGTGAATATCATTATCAACGCCATCGATTCGATGCCCGAGGGAGGTACGCTGACAGTACGGCAGTCGTGCGAGCCGGAAACGTCCTTTGCGGTCGTCGAGTTTTCTGATACCGGACCAGGTATCGAGCCCGCAGTCCTGGCAAGACTTTTTGAACCGTTCGTCACCACACGCGCGAATGGTTCGGGACTGGGCCTGGCAATCAGCAAACGGTTAATTGAAGAGCAGGGTGGTACACTGACCGCGACAAACTTGCCTGGCGGCGGGGCCACGTTCGTCGTTCGCTTGCCTCAAACACGCGAATCTCATTGCAAGGAACAGAACGATGGGGAAGTTACTGGTCATCGATGA